From one Dermacentor silvarum isolate Dsil-2018 chromosome 3, BIME_Dsil_1.4, whole genome shotgun sequence genomic stretch:
- the LOC119444892 gene encoding ubiquitin-conjugating enzyme E2 Z has protein sequence MQRRPLANAVAHTSTSDETARRAAAFRLEPSLSQPEQPSTQCLLRLNRDLVHIFDDPPPGVFVEPEENITNVHAVVVGPDETPYEGGFFHFVLTCLPDYPARPPLVRLMTTDSGRVRFNPNLYSSGLVSLSILGTFPGPSWSADMTLETVLVSIQSLLSEDPLANEPGLGPEFGSWLEKITGYNANLRYQTLRVAVCDALEACLLGNSSYPRVLQQAVLKHFVERYAKYENAVVVQLGTDPSTLCAGLNGAYCYEALLKRLRELYGRVLRHAGRNVTVPLH, from the coding sequence ATGCAGCGTCGTCCGCTCGCGAACGCCGTCGCCCATACTTCCACCAGCGACGAAACCGCGCGACGTGCAGCCGCCTTCAGGTTAGAGCCCTCTTTGAGCCAGCCCGAGCAGCCTTCGACGCAGTGCCTGCTGAGGCTCAATCGCGACCTCGTGCACATCTTCGACGACCCGCCGCCTGGCGTGTTCGTCGAACCAGAAGAGAACATCACGAACGTCCACGCCGTCGTCGTGGGACCCGACGAGACGCCTTACGAAGGAGGCTTCTTCCACTTCGTGCTCACGTGCCTCCCGGACTACCCCGCCAGGCCACCGCTGGTACGCCTCATGACAACGGACTCCGGAAGGGTGCGCTTCAATCCGAACCTGTACAGTAGCGGGCTGGTCTCGCTTAGCATCCTGGGCACCTTTCCCGGTCCATCGTGGAGCGCGGACATGACCCTCGAGACAGTGCTGGTTTCTATCCAGTCGCTGCTCAGCGAGGATCCGTTGGCCAACGAGCCGGGACTCGGGCCCGAGTTCGGGAGCTGGCTCGAAAAGATAACCGGTTACAACGCCAACCTGCGCTACCAGACCCTCAGAGTCGCGGTTTGCGACGCGCTCGAGGCGTGCCTCCTGGGCAACTCGTCGTACCCGCGTGTCCTGCAGCAGGCTGTATTGAAACACTTCGTCGAGCGCTACGCCAAGTATGAAAACGCAGTCGTGGTTCAGCTCGGTACGGACCCGAGCACTCTGTGCGCCGGCTTGAATGGCGCCTACTGCTATGAAGCACTGCTAAAGCGATTGCGGGAGTTATATGGCCGGGTCTTGAGGCACGCGGGAAGAAATGTGACAGTGCCCTTACACTAG
- the LOC119444893 gene encoding ubiquitin-conjugating enzyme E2 Z has protein sequence MPQQTPAHIPPDVWDPIPYGNAQPTANCLLTVVRHIADLNDHRPRGVFIEPEDDDVTKIHVIVIGPEGTPYEGGFFHFLLKCLPDYPARPPLVRLMTTDSNRVRFNPSFYENGKVCLALLGTDTTGPTWTRYHSITNVVTAIKSLLSNENPVTEGSAFGVIPAMGTWLNSGICYNTVLQHETIRVAVCDAVEDCLRGSSLCPNLLRDEVVKHFSQIYGYYEKVVRERLPLTGCFMNDAFDGGIAAFQYETLLARLQDLHERVATRN, from the coding sequence ATGCCCCAACAGACGCCCGCACATATACCGCCAGACGTTTGGGACCCCATCCCATACGGGAACGCACAACCGACCGCGAATTGCTTGTTGACCGTCGTGCGTCACATCGCGGACTTGAACGACCACCGTCCCCGTGGGGTGTTCATCGAGCCGGAGgatgacgacgtgaccaagatcCACGTCATCGTCATAGGTCCCGAAGGCACACCCTACGAAGGGGGCTTCTTCCATTTCCTGCTCAAGTGCCTCCCGGACTACCCCGCCAGGCCACCACTGGTGCGCCTCATGACCACGGACTCTAATCGAGTGCGCTTCAACCCGAGCTTCTACGAAAACGGCAAGGTGTGCCTGGCACTACTGGGCACGGACACGACCGGACCTACTTGGACGCGGTACCACAGCATCACAAACGTGGTGACTGCCATCAAGTCGTTGCTGTCGAACGAGAATCCCGTCACCGAGGGGTCAGCTTTCGGCGTCATACCGGCCATGGGAACGTGGCTGAACAGCGGCATCTGCTATAACACCGTCTTGCAGCACGAGACCATCAGGGTCGCGGTGTGCGATGCGGTCGAAGACTGCCTGAGAGGCAGTTCCCTTTGCCCGAACCTTCTCAGGGACGAGGTGGTGAAGCACTTCTCGCAGATTTACGGCTACTACGAGAAGGTGGTCAGGGAGCGGCTGCCTCTGACGGGTTGCTTCATGAACGACGCGTTCGACGGCGGCATCGCCGCGTTTCAGTACGAGACGCTCCTGGCGCGTCTTCAGGATCTTCACGAGAGGGTCGCCACGAGAAATTAA
- the LOC119444894 gene encoding ubiquitin-conjugating enzyme E2 Z: protein MTREIPQQTPAQIPPDAWDPIQYGNAQPTAKCLSTVMQHIADLNDHRPYGVFIKPEDDDVTKINVLVMGPIGTPYEGGFFHFLLKCLPDYPARPPLVRLMTTDSNRVRFNPSFYENGKVCLALLGTDTTGPTWTRYNTIGNVVTAIKSLLSNENPVAEGSAFGVIPAMGTWLNSGICYNTVLQHETIRVAVCDVVEDCLRGSSLFPNPLRDEVLKHFAQFYGYYEKVVRERLPLTGSFMNDAFDGGIAAFQYETLLTRLQDLRERVGARN, encoded by the coding sequence ATGACGAGAGAAATACCGCAGCAGACGCCCGCACAGATACCGCCAGACGCTTGGGACCCCATCCAATACGGGAACGCACAACCGACCGCGAAGTGCTTGTCGACAGTCATGCAACACATCGCGGACCTGAACGACCACCGGCCCTACGGGGTGTTCATAAAGCCGGAGgatgacgacgtgaccaagatcAACGTCCTCGTCATGGGGCCCATCGGCACGCCCTACGAAGGGGGCTTCTTCCACTTCCTGCTCAAGTGCCTGCCGGACTACCCCGCCAGGCCACCACTGGTGCGCCTCATGACCACGGACTCTAATCGAGTGCGCTTCAACCCGAGCTTCTACGAAAACGGCAAGGTGTGCCTGGCACTACTGGGCACGGACACGACCGGACCTACTTGGACGCGCTACAACACCATCGGAAACGTGGTGACTGCCATCAAGTCGTTGCTGTCGAACGAGAATCCCGTCGCCGAGGGGTCAGCTTTCGGCGTCATCCCGGCCATGGGAACGTGGCTGAACAGCGGCATCTGCTACAACACCGTCTTGCAGCACGAGACCATCAGGGTCGCTGTGTGCGACGTGGTCGAAGACTGCCTGAGGGGCAGTTCCCTTTTCCCGAACCCTCTCAGGGACGAGGTGCTGAAACACTTCGCGCAGTTTTACGGCTACTACGAGAAGGTGGTCAGGGAGCGGCTGCCCCTGACGGGTTCCTTTATGAACGACGCGTTCGATGGCGGCATCGCCGCGTTCCAGTACGAGACGCTCCTGACGCGTTTGCAGGATTTACGCGAGCGGGTCGGCGCGAGAAATTAA